From the Oryza glaberrima chromosome 5, OglaRS2, whole genome shotgun sequence genome, one window contains:
- the LOC127773349 gene encoding uncharacterized protein LOC127773349, with protein MAEDDGGGDEWSGLEPFFYDEAAARADGERALERQREKERKEAEHQAWREACDAARDKILEYDPKHGCRTYTRLWFCSSILFNLDEESPIGPLCRTVDRGQPPLHRAGDSRLRMSLNVLAVNIVSSDVGYPVLVYGTVIARDVIDRKCLYLFRRTTDNPQLITSKDETLVLTGPTRSIEVSDSVFFEVNLKLKEEEDDGDIVVDDREFSKGLIEFRSLSMPRGVEDVVVGSCSTLDSRLSTVELSYAYIGGAVEAAVDVTLRLPAAAGAGRHRRCFHGQITACSSSIPDASIVLYDSSKVNATSNSSAGGAAGDVAVDLARRVMAVRAADELVLTLIAAAGDADCHHCRTNVEFTPRICGSESLEVSICGIKLLIKVSWSAF; from the exons atggcggaggacgacggcggcggcgacgagtggAGCGGCCTAGAGCCCTTCTTctacgacgaggcggcggcgagagcggacGGCGAGCGAGCGCTGGAGAGGCAGCGGGAGAAGGAGCGGAAGGAGGCGGAGCACCAGGCGTGGCGGGAAGCCTGCGACGCCGCCAGGGACAAGATCCTCGAGTACGACCCCAAGCATGGCTGCCGCACCTACACCCGCTTGTGGTTCTGCAGCTCCATCCTCTTCAACCTCGACGAGGAGTCGCCGATCGGCCCCTTGTGCCGAACCGTCGACCGCGGCCAGCCGCCCCTCCACCGAGCCGGCGACAGCAGGCTGCGCATGTCGTTGAACGTCCTCGCCGTGAACATCGTCTCCTCCGACGTCGGCTACCCCGTGCTCGTCTACGGCACCGTCATCGCCAGGGATGTCATCGATCGAAAGTGCCTCTACCTCTTCCGCCGCACCACCGACAATCCCCAGCTCATCACCTCCAAG GATGAAACGTTGGTTTTGACCGGACCAACTCGATCAATCGAGGTGTCCGACTCCGTGTTCTTCGAGGTGAATCTCAAgttgaaggaggaggaggatgacggcgATATCGTCGTCGACGACAGAGAATTCAGCAAAGGGCTAATCGAATTTAGAAGCCTGAGCATGCCAAGAGGTGTCGAGGATGTGGTCGTCGGAAGCTGCAGCACGCTGGATAGCAGGCTCAGCACGGTCGAGCTCTCCTACGCCTACATCGGAGGCGCCGTCgaggccgccgtcgacgtcacCCTGCgcctgcctgccgccgccggcgccggccgccatcgtcgctgCTTCCATGGACAGATCACtgcgtgcagcagcagcatcccgGATGCATCCATTGTGCTCTACGACAGCAGCAAAGTGAACGCGACCAGCAATTCTTCAGCTGGAGGCGCCGCCGGAGACGTCGCCGTCGATCTTGCCCGCCGCGTCATGGCCGTCCGTGCGGCCGACGAGCTCGTCTTGACGCTCATTGCTGCTGCAGGCGATGCTGACTGCCACCATTGTCGCACAAATGTCGAATTCACTCCAAGGATCTGTGGTTCAGAGAGCCTTGAAGTCAGCATCTGCGGAATTAAGCTGCTCATCAAGGTTTCCTGGTCTGCATTTTAA
- the LOC127772958 gene encoding uncharacterized protein LOC127772958: MGMKFRVVCRKLYDYVRYDLKEIAFPSSLPDPPHIKKRPKLTWKDKWCILKEATRLYGASWVRDIGPDLRPNDYKKVKEEPDIKTEEARTEPTTVEDLLGALKGGAEKAKPALQRMYMARASNYTDALKNYVESYKEGLKEHLEEEAMGKGHRQGNGATKPPQSPSS, encoded by the coding sequence ATGGGCATGAAGTTCAGAGTTGTTTGCAGGAAGTTGTATGATTACGTCAGATATGATCTCAAGGAGATTGCTTTTCCTTCATCCTTGCCAGATCCTCCACACATCAAGAAGCGGCCAAAGCTCACCTGGAAAGACAAGTGGTGTATTCTGAAGGAGGCAACCAGGCTGTACGGGGCTTCTTGGGTCAGAGACATTGGCCCTGATCTCAGACCGAATGACTACAAGAAGGTCAAAGAGGAACCCGACATCAAGACTGAGGAGGCAAGGACCGAGCCTACCACGGTTGAGGACCTTCTCGGCGCATTAAAGGGTGGAGCAGAGAAAGCCAAGCCTGCGTTACAGCGGATGTACATGGCTCGTGCCTCAAACTACACAGATGCACTGAAGAACTATGTCGAGTCCTACAAAGAAGGTCTGAAAGAGCACTTGGAGGAAGAAGCTATGGGTAAAGGACATCGGCAAGGCAACGGCGCAACAAAGCCACCGCAGTCACCGTCATCGTGA
- the LOC127774517 gene encoding cysteine-rich repeat secretory protein 55-like, whose amino-acid sequence MATASSCSPLVAVLVALLLVAATAPAPCAAVDPVNTYCARNLSGAPAQASVAQVLSELVPRASAGYYATATAGRGGDGSAIWGLAQCRGDIPAPDCALCASAAARQLAGACRGRADARVWYDYCFARYDDADFVGLPDTGYALILLNTQNATDPEAFEKAQRKVMARVAADAGDAGGGGLARETARFKDGVTIYGLGWCTRDITAADCGLCVAQAVAEMPNYCRFRRGCRVLYSSCMARYETYPFFFPLDGGQSADASASAAGDYDRVVLNP is encoded by the coding sequence ATGGCGACGGCATCGTCGTGTTCACCACTAGTAGCCGTGCTGGTGGCGCTGCTGCTCGTGGCGGCGactgcgccggcgccgtgcgccgccgtggaCCCGGTGAACACGTACTGCGCCAGGAACCTGAGCGGCGCGCCGGCGCAGGCGAGCGTCGCGCAGGTGCTCTCCGAGCTGGTGCCGCGCGCCTCCGCCGGCTACTacgccacggccaccgccggccgcggcggcgacggctccgCCATCTGGGGCCTCGCGCAGTGCCGCGGCGACATCCCGGCCCCCGACTGCGCGCtctgcgcctccgccgccgccaggcaGCTCGCCGGGGCCTGCCGCGGCAGGGCCGACGCCCGCGTCTGGTACGACTACTGCTTCGCGCGCTACGACGACGCCGACTTCGTCGGCCTCCCGGACACCGGCTACGCGCTCATCCTCCTCAACACGCAGAACGCCACCGACCCGGAGGCGTTCGAGAAGGCGCAGAGGAAGGTGAtggcgcgcgtggcggcggacgccggcgacgcaGGGGGCGGCGGGCTGGCGAGGGAGACGGCGAGGTTCAAGGACGGGGTGACCATCTACGGGCTCGGGTGGTGCACGCGCGACATCACGGCGGCGGACTGCGGGCTGTGCGTGgcgcaggcggtggcggagatGCCCAACTACTGCCGATTCCGGCGAGGATGCCGCGTGCTGTACAGCAGCTGCATGGCGCGCTACGAGACCTACCCATTCTTCTTCCCGCTCGACGGCGGCCAGAGCgccgacgcctccgcctccgccgccggcgactacGACAGGGTCGTCTTGAATCCGTAG
- the LOC127772966 gene encoding pentatricopeptide repeat-containing protein At2g35030, mitochondrial-like: MGRLSCIKRLPRFALRRGVYDAFLRPLLRTAFLLLRRRRRLSTAESTHPPRRGRFRRDPVSDESKLVSLARQRGAAAARAVFDGMPRRDDAVVYAAMVGIHLRDRDLPRAEALYRAAPPDCRGIHLDTVMLDGYVKAGQVDRARRLFDGMAVKNVVAWTCMVSGYCRAGHVEEARRLFDLMPYRNVFSWTTMVQGYAHNGMLREAREMFNKMPERNVVAWTVMVKAYVDNGCIQEALELFNRMPQMNSYSWNAMATGLMSAGKVDDAVQLFDKMPHKNVVSWTIMVTGLAQNGFVSRAREFFDRMPKKDIPAWNSMITAYTNDGQVNDAQRLFDLMPSKNLVTWNIIIDGYSMNNLKDKALRLFLLMLRSAVSPDSTTLISILVVSESTMEVRQIHGLSTKLGYQSETNLGNTLVTMYSRSGDLSSAWLAFRRLNEKDAITWTSMIQALANHGCTPCALQGFAQMIRRGYKPSSTTFTAVLSACNHVGLVEKGRKIFKSIRHVYGLEPTIEHYSCLVDLLGRAGYVREAKEVVDGMQRDMCDEAILGTLLGACMTHNEVEVARAVGEDLVKIDPSGSGGYTLLANVFASGGMWNEVESVWKIMKGSKVKKTPGFSQIEVNARNHVFYSRDQMHSQRTEIYEMLNSRLVPQMKGSSSLGTDSTDQNDSLYDLESSPKGYQYNPDIHPLASMERSNAKVFENRSSSMLTSGLQKLQAWRDKVAWKFKTSL, from the coding sequence ATGGGGAGGCTTTCCTGTATCAAACGCCTTCCTCGATTCGCTCTCCGGCGCGGCGTCTACGATGCTTTCCTCCGTCCCCTTCTCCGCACcgcattcctcctcctccgccgccgccgccgcctcagcaCCGCGGAGAGTACTCATCCTCCGCGGCGGGGACGCTTCCGTCGCGATCCCGTTTCTGATGAAAGCAAACTCGTCTCCCTCGCGCGGCAgcgtggagcggcggccgcTCGCGccgtgttcgacggaatgccgcGCCGGGATGATGCCGTCGTGTACGCCGCGATGGTCGGAATCCACCTCAGGGACCGCGACCTTCCGCGCGCGGAGGCGCTCTACCGTGCGGCGCCACCGGATTGCCGGGGAATCCATCTTGACACTGTCATGCTCGATGGGTACGTCAAGGCAGGCCAGGTCGACCGTGCCCGCAGGCTGTTCGACGGAATGGCAGTGAAGAACGTCGTCGCCTGGACATGCATGGTCTCTGGATATTGCCGTGCGGGCCATGTGGAAGAAGCGCGCCGCCTGTTTGATTTGATGCCATACAGGAATGTTTTTTCGTGGACGACAATGGTGCAGGGTTATGCACACAATGGGATGTTACGGGAAGCGAGGGAGATGTTCAATAAGATGCCAGAGAGGAACGTGGTTGCTTGGACAGTGATGGTTAAAGCCTATGTTGATAATGGTTGTATTCAGGAGGCTTTGGAGTTGTTCAACAGGATGCCTCAGATGAATTCATATTCTTGGAATGCCATGGCAACCGGTCTTATGAGTGCTGGGAAAGTGGACGACGCGGTTCAGTTGTTTGATAAGATGCCACATAAGAATGTAGTTTCTTGGACTATAATGGTCACTGGCTTGGCACAGAATGGTTTTGTTTCTAGGGCAAGAGAGTTCTTTGACAGAATGCCAAAGAAGGATATTCCGGCATGGAATTCAATGATCACTGCTTATACCAATGATGGCCAAGTGAATGATGCACAAAGGTTGTTTGATCTTATGCCTTCAAAGAACCTGGTGACTTGGAATATCATCATTGATGGGTATTCCATGAATAATCTGAAGGACAAAGCTTTGAGGTTATTTCTTCTTATGCTCCGCTCAGCAGTATCTCCTGACAGCACTACATTAATTAGTATCTTAGTAGTATCTGAGAGCACAATGGAGGTTAGACAAATTCATGGGTTGTCCACAAAACTGGGGTACCAGTCCGAAACTAACTTAGGAAATACTCTGGTCACAATGTATTCTAGAAGTGGCGATCTGTCATCTGCATGGCTTGCTTTCAGGAGATTGAACGAGAAGGATGCCATAACATGGACATCGATGATACAAGCTTTAGCAAACCATGGGTGTACACCTTGCGCCTTGCAGGGCTTTGCCCAAATGATAAGGCGTGGATATAAGCCCAGCTCAACTACCTTTACTGCCGTGTTGTCAGCTTGTAACCATGTTGGATTAGTGGAGAAAGGCCgaaaaatattcaaatcaaTTCGCCATGTTTATGGACTAGAGCCAACCATTGAGCACTACTCTTGCCTTGTGGATCTCCTAGGTCGAGCAGGGTATGTGAGGGAAGCCAAGGAAGTGGTTGACGGTATGCAGCGGGATATGTGTGATGAGGCCATTCTAGGGACGCTTCTGGGAGCTTGCATGACACATAATGAGGTGGAGGTAGCAAGAGCTGTGGGTGAGGATCTTGTCAAAATTGACCCCTCTGGTTCAGGAGGCTATACGCTTTTGGCCAATGTTTTTGCATCTGGTGGGATGTGGAATGAGGTGGAAAGTGTGTGGAAGATTATGAAGGGAAGCAAAGTCAAGAAGACTCCTGGTTTTAGCCAGATTGAAGTAAACGCAAGGAACCATGTTTTCTACTCAAGGGACCAGATGCATTCACAACGTACAGAAATTTATGAGATGCTAAATAGTAGGCTTGTCCCTCAGATGAAGGGTTCGTCAAGTCTAGGAACTGATTCTACTGATCAAAATGATTCACTATATGATTTAGAGTCAAGCCCAAAAGGCTATCAGTACAATCCTGATATTCATCCTCTGGCTAGTATGGAAAGAAGCAATGCAAAGGTCTTCGAAAACAGGTCGTCTTCCATGCTCACTTCTGGGCTACAGAAGCTGCAAGCGTGGCGAGACAAAGTGGCGTGGAAGTTCAAAACTTCTTTGTGA